One genomic region from Bacillus sp. SLBN-46 encodes:
- a CDS encoding YhdT family protein: MKKTVNPEDKRFKIAHREALIGVILVIINFIWWYGFGYGLGSGNVNNYSYIFGLPAWFFYSCIVGFIVMVILVILTIKFLFKDVPFEDEEGETK, encoded by the coding sequence TTGAAAAAGACAGTCAATCCAGAGGACAAGCGTTTTAAGATCGCACATAGAGAAGCATTGATAGGTGTCATCCTTGTTATCATTAATTTCATTTGGTGGTATGGCTTTGGCTATGGCCTTGGCTCAGGTAACGTCAACAACTACTCATACATATTTGGACTGCCAGCATGGTTCTTTTACAGCTGTATTGTTGGCTTTATTGTAATGGTCATACTGGTCATTTTGACCATCAAGTTTTTATTCAAAGATGTACCCTTTGAAGACGAAGAGGGGGAGACTAAATGA